The Leishmania mexicana MHOM/GT/2001/U1103 complete genome, chromosome 6 DNA segment AGATGACAGAGATCtcagcagagggagggagggagaacaTGCCCAGTCCAAGAAGCCTAAACACCGACGCGCAAAAAAACAACAGAGAAGTGCGCGCCtaagagaaagagagcgcgTCTGTTTGCCGCGATAGGCCCAGGGCGGACATCGatcccaccaccaccacatcGTATTGTACATGATCATAACCCCCCCTCCAGGTGCACGTACCTCCAGTTGTCATGGACAGACGTCCAGCGAGGCTCCGGTAGTGCGCCAATACATGTAAGAGACAGGCGACAGTAAAGTGAGCAAATCCCGTGAAGTGTCGCGGGAGTGCGGTAAGAGGTGAGGCGCCTCGAAAACGCGCACACCCGACTTTCAGCATCCTCGGACCCACATACTATGTGCGAGTGGCAGGGAGAGCGGCAGacttggcggcggcaggctTACTATGCCTGCCAGAGGCCGGCGGACGTTGCTTCTGCCGCTCCCCCTCACTATTTAGACGTGCGCGGACCGCCATAGTCACGACGCCGAGCACGTTCTTGCCCTtaccgtcgccgccatcgccccAGAAGTCGTCTGTCGGCGTGTGGTACAGCAGCAGTGAGGTCTGCGTGCTGAGGAGCACCGCCCGCGCTGCTTCGTTCTGCTTGAACTTGAAGTACGTGCCAAGCAGCATCACGTCCACCTTCACCTTGTTCCAGTTTTGGCGCTgatgcccctcctcctccgcattCGTGACAAGGCGTTCGAGCGAccacaccgtcgtcgcctccgccatcCACTGCTCCGCCGGCGAGCCTTTGAAGCGTTCACAGAGGAAGTAGTGGTGCAACGAGGGATACTGGACGTGGCGCACGACGAGGGGGCTGGGGGAGAGCGGACTCAGCACGCCGTACAGCGGGTCATGCACCTCAGAGAAGGTGACCACGTTTTGCTTCTTGGAGGACGACGGCATCCTGCCGGGCGTGACGGAGCGGCGCCCActtccaccaccactactACCAGGACTACTGCGACGGCTGCCACTACTGTAGTGGGCGAAGGCGGTGAGTGCTGTAGTCGGTGGCTCTTGTCAGGAGAGCGTACAAGTGGAGAAAAAGAGACCGAGGGGTATGTGGGAGCTGAAATACGTAGCAGCCAACAGCGTCGCCTTCAGTGgaggcgtgtgtgggtgggtgtgtggggggggggggggggaaacGAGGTTTGTCTGGGGTTCGTGGGTGCTACCTTCTCTTGTTGGGGTATGCGCGCATGTGGCTCTAGAGGGAAGGTTTATGGGCGTGTTGGTGTCGGTGCAGTAGAGTCTTCGGtgaggggggtgggaggggtgggcaGCACCAGGCGGAGAAGACGGAGAAAACGACAGAatgagcgagagcgagcgagcacATCACACAACGCCCAGCGGAGCCTGTCCTTCCAGAGCGAGAGTGAGcaggtgtgcacgtgtgcccattcacacacacacatggagGCACCGGAAGCGCTCTACGCACCTACCCACCGGCAGCCGCGACACTGGTGGGAAAGAaaacggcggcggagagacGTCGGAGTTGAGGCTGAGGCGCAGCTGACACTCTCACACACAAAACATGAGGGAGACGCGCTCCGttcctctctgtgtgcacgGCCTGTCGCGCGCCTgcccgcccctctctccctcttacCCGAGCCCCTCGTTACCGATTCACTTCCGCCTGTACGTCccctcgcgtgtgtgtctgcgcacgtgcagacacacgcctTCACTGTGGCGCTTCCCATCCACGTCCTTTTTCTATGTGGGCCTGTGCCGCCGCGACACCGCCATTTTCCAGTGCCCTTCCTGTTGCCGTTTCAccagacagacacacgcgcagcgctAAGAAACATAGACATAGGATACGCATATGCATGCATTACCGCGAGCAGCCCCGCTCAGCCCTCATCGCTCAGCCCCCATCGCGCACATCTCACAGGAATAGAGGAGCGTCTAAAAGAGTgcgcgcccacgcacacaaacggagcggcagagacaccgcgtgcgtgtgctcacAGCGTGTAGCGCGCACATGCGTAGAGAGAGGTGTGGGAGACAGACATGGAGACGAgcagggggcggggggaagGCGACAAGGGCTAGCCGGCTGTAgccatcaccaccgtcacTATCACCATCGAGCATCGCACATCAGGCGGCATCATTCGGCAaggacaacaacaacagaatagaaagaggggggagagagacacgacGAGGcgagacgccgccgcagtcaagaacgaaaaaaacaaaacaccTTTCGCATGCACAGTCGAtgcgggagggagacgagagggggggggggctgcgcTGACCTCCTCTCACCACCGACATGGctgccccttcctcctcctctcgtgcacgcacacagagagggagagaggggagagacatGGGGGGGGTGATGCAGCCATGGCTgctcgcgtgcgcgtgcgcatcaGTCCTTGCGCAGCTCGAAGCTCTCCCGCTGCACGCCGTCCTTCGTGATGATGAAGAAGGAGACAGAGTCGCCCGTGTAAATGTCGCGCTCGGCTGCGCCGGTGAAGGCGTTCTTCAGCATCGCCAGCGTCTCCTCCTTCGTCATCTCCGGCGGCGCCTGGGCGGTCATATGTTGGCGGTTGATGAGGCAGTCGAGCACCGGCTCCAAGAAGCTGGCCGCGCTACCCCGGGTGCCGTACAGGAAGGGCTCCGTTGAGCCGACGGCGTCGTAGCTGTAGCACACGCCGTTCCCCTCCTCATCCAGACCAACGATCATATTGAACGTGTAGTACGGGAAGAAGCGACGGTGGTACAGCATCGTGGACATGAGTTGTGCAATCGCCTTGGTCGGCGGCACCTTACCGCCGTTGTTGTACTGGTACCACTTGACGCGGTACTTGAGCAtctgctggagctgcaccCGGTCGGCCTGCATGCCGTTGCTCGCCATGTACGTGTAAGGCGTCAGCTGGAAGATCTTGCTCTGATCATGTCGGCAGTGAAGGCAGTAGTCGCCGTTCAGGCGAGTGTCACCAGCGAGGATGACGAAGCCTTTGCCAGCGATAGCAGCCGTCGTGCCGCCATTGTCCTGGTAGGGGctccactgctgctgcttcgccccctgctgcggcagggTGAGGGTAGAGCTAGCCAGCTTCTGGGGGTAGTGGTTGTGCCCGTACTCGGCGTGGTCCTCGATCATGATTGcgtggtggggaggaggtTGAGTGGGTGTACAACtggcggtgggtgggtgggtgcgctTGTGGATGAGCGGAGTGGCAGCACGGCGTCCGTCGACGGAAACAggcgacgatgatgacgtGTACAGCGGAGGCACGCAAGCAGGTGTACAGAACGAGAACCGCAGAGAGGACGGGCAGCAAGACAACACTCAGAAGGGGAGGTGGATGGCAACAACAACTgcgaaagggagggggagggagggggcgatgAGGTGATGAGGTAAGGGCAGGGAGATGCGGCCACAAGCGACGAGTGGTGGAAGAcgggcaagagagaggaagagacaGAGCGGGAGGtgcacagagacacgcacacacagccgtgCGCGGATACTGCACTGCGCGATGGTGAGTCAgcgcgcgacagcagcacccgcgcTGTCCATGATGCGTGGCTGTCGTCGCAgaatggggggaggggggcacagaCATGAGGCTTATGTACCCAGCCCACAGGGAGgtctgcgccccccccccgccatccctccctcgctcccttttaccgttttcttttgtttcgTTCTGGACACACGCAGCGCCCACAGGCGTGTCATCCGCTTCGGTTCGCATCCCTGCACGGAGCATCGCGTGAGCGGCACCCTCTCCAACAGAGGAAGCACCAGAGGACATGACCCAAGAGGATgagcgagaggcggagaggggggcggcagcagcagagctaGAGAGAGAAAGTTGCCGCCTCCGTGTACTAAGACGCATGCGGCTTGCGCAGCTTCAGGCTGTACTGCGTCTGAGCTTCCAtctcccgctcccgctcctcGACACGCTTTCGATAGTGCGCCCGCGCAGCCTCGCAGGCGCTACAGGTGTCGCCGCGCTGAAAGATGCGCTGGATCTGCTGGTACACCTCGAAGGCCAGCATCGAGGTGAAGACAACCGCCGTGCCGAACCACATCACGTAGTTCTGCGACCCCTCGTGGTACCCAAAGTCGCGCACGTTAAAGATCTCCCATGGCCGCTCACGTGGACGGCGGCACTTGGGCAAGCGCACAAGCAGCCGACTACTGCGCCGCAACATCCTCGTGGTCCACGTACACGCCCGCAAGCTGGCAAGAGGAACAGCGCAAAGATAAAGATGGGCGCAGGAGAAGacggaagagggggagagatgcgaggaggaggagggaggcgacgATGCATGGGCATCATGGGACTCGAAACAACAACCATACGCGGCATGCACCacgggcacgcacacgcgggcGGTCCCGCGGACATCAATAGTGATGAATGTGTCCCTGAAAGTGAAGAGCGCCCCGCACGGAGTAGCAAGGGTGTTCGCTGACCATAGCGTCAGACATGGTTGGCAGCTGTGGCGGAGCCGAATGCTGAAAGCCTTGCATGACGCACATGTGCGCGCCCTCGAGTCTTTACTCCGCCTAAGAGACATGGCGTCGCGTTTTACGGTGGGGCGTTGGTGTGTTTGTGGCATCGACGTCGCACTGGCGTGGCAGAAGACAAGAGCGGCGAGGAACGgaaacggcggcggcggcgacgcacacgcctcGAGCACAATTCGCTACAgagagcgcgcacacacacacctccaccCGGGCTGCATCGCTCATCGCCCCCCTACCCAAGGCTttctcgctccctctctctcacacacatTACTTTGTATTGTAGAAGGGCAGGGATTCGGTGAAGAAAGCGGCGTACTGTGGGTCAGCGTTGAGTCGCTCGCAggcgcaccgcaccgccccGTTCGTTGGGCGGCGCTCAAACACCATGAGCGTACGCTCTTCAAACTGGAGCGGGGTAAAGAGCGGGCTGCCGTGCTTTAGGTCCTCTGCAGGTTTCAGTCGCGTGAGAGGCTGTGATGGCTTCTTGGGGTTGAAGAAGAGCACGGACTCCAGCGGGTCTGCCGTACCCTTGCCCTGGTTGATCGCAACTACCTCCGCAATAAAGTCGTCCGCGTTGAGCGGGAACGACGGGTGTGCATGCTCGAGAATGGCCGCTGGCCagtccaccgccgccattTGCGCCCGCATCGTGATGTCCAGAGCGGACGAGTAGGCGACGCGGTAGATGTCGCgggtgcggaggcggcgcagaatGGCATGCGCCTCGGCCAGGTGCGGGTCCTCGCTCGCCTCAATCGCCTCCAAAATCCAGTCGCCGAGTTTCAGAAAGAGTGTCTCATCCCGAGCACACTCGACGAGGGTGCGGCCGCCCACCCTAAAgtgcggtgccgcagcgtggATGATGTCCCCGATCATGTGGCCAATCGCCTTTGTGACTTGATGCTGGTACACGTTCTTGTGCAGCTTCGCCCGCAGCGTGAAGATCTcgcggagggagagggccAACTTCTGCTCAAAGGCCAGCTGCCACTGACCCTCCTCGCACACTATGCGTGCAGAGTTGAAGAGTCGGTTTACGCGCACGTCGACGGTAGGCTTGCCGAAGCAGCACATCGAGTCGCGAATAAAGTAGTCGAGACGGTCCACATCGATGCCGTTCCGCTTGTTGCTGATGATCTCGCCGTATGTGATACCCAGCAACGCCTTGCCGCGCATCAGCCCCACGACCACGTCCACGTGCGTCTGCGGGACCAGGTCGCCGAGCACACGCCGCGCAATCTTCTCCGACATGTCTTCATGGTTGAACTcgatgccgcagcggcgcgagaCGACGTCCTCGAACAAGTGAGAAAAGGGACCGTGGCCGACGTCGTGGAGCAGCCCCGCCAGCATGCCGAGCTCGATGTCCACCTCACTCAGGCCCAGGTCCGGCTGGTGGTGTTGGATATTCAGCAGAAGCGTGCGGGCCATGTGGGCGACACCGATGCTGTGCTCAaagcgcgtgtgcacggcgccggggtACAGGAAGGAGGATGCGCCGAGCTGGTGCAATGACCGCAGTCGCTGGAAGGCCGGCGTGTCGATCGCCGCCACGacgagcggcggcaggctAATGTGCTCATAGACACGATCGAGGATGGTGAGCTCCCGGGTACGGTGCTTGCGCAACATCGCTTCCCCGCTTGGCCCacgccccccttcctctcacCCAGCCCCCTTGGCCTGTTTCAAAAAGCCCCTTGACGGTAAGTGCGAAGGTGCGGTGAACACGCATGCACGTCCAAGTGGACAGCGCGCGTCACGCTCCGAGCTCCCGAAGGGTGCGCCCcaggtgcgtgcgtgggcaACTCTATTTCGctccctcgctgctgcttctaTGTACGTCAGTGGGCGTGTGGCACCTTTGGAAGGGGGAAGAGTGATGGGAGCTCTATGCACGTGtacacacgaacacacgcccgcttcgtgcgcgcgtgacCTCTGCACGAGAGTCCAATAGAGTACACGGAAAAAGCGACGGCAGTTCCTGCCGCCAGAGCGGCG contains these protein-coding regions:
- a CDS encoding putative 20S proteasome beta 6 subunit encodes the protein MIEDHAEYGHNHYPQKLASSTLTLPQQGAKQQQWSPYQDNGGTTAAIAGKGFVILAGDTRLNGDYCLHCRHDQSKIFQLTPYTYMASNGMQADRVQLQQMLKYRVKWYQYNNGGKVPPTKAIAQLMSTMLYHRRFFPYYTFNMIVGLDEEGNGVCYSYDAVGSTEPFLYGTRGSAASFLEPVLDCLINRQHMTAQAPPEMTKEETLAMLKNAFTGAAERDIYTGDSVSFFIITKDGVQRESFELRKD